A stretch of Coxiella endosymbiont of Amblyomma sculptum DNA encodes these proteins:
- the ileS gene encoding isoleucine--tRNA ligase gives MLCYKNTLNLPRTGFPMRANLPHREQKILARWEALDLYQQIREIRNGRPKFVLHDGPPYANGRAHLGTAFNKTLKDIIVKSKTLSGFDSPFIPGWDCYGLPIEINVEKALGKKNLSASEFRQACRNYATSQIELQKKDFKRLGVIGDWKNPYLTMDFRYEANTVRALAKTISNGHLIRGQKPVYWCTACVSALAEAEVEYRNKYSLSLDVAFDAVDCKEAIRRFRIGEELRVIVPIWTTTPWTLPANEAVGVHPNLLYTLVKGKLYDQYIYWILTRDLIDSVMRRYHISDYVIYGSLKGEELEGLQLQHPFLNLNVPVVLGQHITSTVGTGSVHMAPAHGLEDYLVAKKYDLPINNLIDERGYFIKGTLFSGQSFHKSNELIMILLSNSRCLLHAKTIQHNYPHCWRHKIPLIFRATPQWFIGMDKKGLRNRALAEILKVNWIPRWGQKRIGKMISDRPDWCISRQRLWGIPIPLFVNKKTGNPHPNTPNLMERVAQLIEKNSIDAWFVLEKKTLLGNEDENYEKVMDVLDVWYDSGITHFGVLSERSELHVPAELYLEGSDQHRGWFQSSLLTSLAIQSQSPYKSVLTCGFVVDNQGRKMSKSLGNTISPADVIKRLGADVLRLWVSSVDCFAEVGVSNEILSRISDTYRKIRNTARFFLSNLYDFNPERDIVDADRLVSLDRWAIVTTQSFQKEIISAYDQYRFSVIYQTIHNFCTVKMGSFYLEVLKDRLYTAKKTGLPRRSAQTALYYITEAFVRWSAPIISFTMDEMWQFIPGDREASVFLSQWFSGFPEIALCEQENQEWETLLRIRAEINKELENSRNQSKIGGSALSAEIFLYAEKNVFSTLEKFGGELRFVFITSAVKIFPIGEKPKTAVDTSISGLSLEIRVSLFKKCARCWQHCISVGQITGHSALCERCVNNVFGDGEERRFA, from the coding sequence AAAGACATTATCGTAAAATCAAAAACACTAAGCGGATTCGATTCACCGTTCATACCTGGTTGGGATTGTTATGGATTGCCGATCGAAATTAATGTTGAAAAAGCTTTAGGAAAGAAAAACCTATCCGCAAGCGAGTTTCGCCAGGCTTGCCGTAACTACGCAACCTCACAAATAGAACTGCAAAAAAAAGATTTCAAACGACTGGGAGTGATTGGAGACTGGAAGAATCCCTATTTGACTATGGATTTTCGTTACGAAGCCAATACTGTTCGTGCGTTAGCTAAAACTATATCTAACGGACACTTGATTCGAGGACAAAAACCGGTGTATTGGTGCACGGCTTGTGTTTCAGCATTGGCTGAAGCAGAAGTAGAATATCGAAATAAATATTCGCTTTCTCTTGATGTAGCTTTTGATGCAGTTGATTGTAAAGAGGCAATCCGTCGATTTCGAATCGGTGAGGAGTTGCGTGTAATAGTACCAATCTGGACAACGACACCTTGGACATTACCAGCCAATGAAGCGGTTGGTGTTCATCCCAATTTGCTTTACACTTTAGTAAAGGGAAAATTGTACGATCAATATATTTACTGGATCCTAACTAGAGACTTAATTGATAGTGTCATGCGGCGCTATCACATTAGTGATTATGTGATATACGGAAGTTTAAAAGGCGAGGAGCTGGAAGGTTTACAATTACAACATCCGTTTCTTAACCTAAATGTTCCAGTTGTTTTAGGGCAACACATTACTAGCACAGTAGGAACCGGAAGTGTTCATATGGCACCCGCGCATGGGTTAGAGGATTATTTAGTTGCAAAAAAATATGACTTACCGATTAATAATCTTATTGACGAACGAGGTTATTTTATCAAAGGAACTTTATTTTCTGGTCAATCTTTTCATAAATCCAATGAACTCATTATGATTCTGTTGTCGAATAGTAGGTGTCTACTACACGCCAAAACGATTCAACACAATTATCCTCATTGTTGGCGTCATAAAATTCCGTTGATCTTTCGTGCAACACCGCAATGGTTTATCGGTATGGACAAAAAAGGATTACGTAATCGGGCATTGGCGGAAATTTTAAAAGTAAACTGGATTCCCAGATGGGGACAGAAACGTATTGGGAAAATGATTTCTGATCGTCCGGATTGGTGTATTTCACGACAACGACTGTGGGGCATTCCGATTCCGTTGTTTGTGAATAAAAAAACAGGAAATCCGCATCCAAACACTCCTAATTTGATGGAGAGAGTAGCGCAATTAATCGAAAAAAATAGTATTGATGCTTGGTTTGTTTTGGAAAAAAAAACACTATTGGGAAATGAAGACGAGAATTATGAAAAGGTAATGGATGTATTGGATGTATGGTACGATTCTGGAATAACCCATTTTGGTGTTTTGTCGGAACGATCGGAACTGCATGTACCTGCTGAACTTTATCTGGAAGGATCGGACCAGCATCGGGGTTGGTTTCAATCATCTTTATTAACTTCTTTAGCAATTCAAAGTCAATCGCCTTATAAATCTGTATTAACGTGTGGTTTTGTAGTTGATAACCAAGGACGAAAGATGTCTAAATCTTTGGGAAATACTATTTCGCCTGCTGATGTGATAAAAAGATTGGGGGCTGATGTACTGCGATTGTGGGTTTCCTCTGTGGATTGTTTCGCAGAAGTTGGTGTATCCAATGAGATTCTGTCACGAATTTCCGACACTTATCGAAAGATTCGAAATACCGCGCGATTTTTTCTATCGAATTTGTATGATTTTAATCCCGAAAGAGACATTGTGGATGCGGATCGATTGGTTTCATTGGATCGATGGGCTATTGTTACAACTCAGAGTTTCCAAAAAGAAATCATATCTGCTTATGACCAATATCGATTTTCTGTAATTTATCAGACAATTCATAATTTTTGTACAGTGAAAATGGGAAGTTTTTATTTGGAAGTGTTAAAAGATCGGCTGTATACTGCTAAAAAAACAGGATTGCCTCGTCGTTCGGCGCAAACAGCGCTGTACTATATTACAGAAGCGTTTGTACGCTGGAGTGCTCCTATTATTAGTTTTACTATGGATGAAATGTGGCAATTCATTCCGGGAGATCGAGAAGCGTCCGTATTTTTGTCTCAATGGTTTTCGGGTTTTCCGGAAATTGCATTGTGTGAACAAGAAAACCAAGAATGGGAAACACTATTACGGATTCGTGCCGAAATCAACAAAGAACTGGAAAATAGCCGTAATCAAAGTAAGATCGGCGGATCTGCATTGTCTGCAGAAATTTTTTTATACGCAGAAAAAAATGTATTCTCGACTCTAGAAAAATTTGGAGGGGAATTACGTTTTGTATTTATTACTTCCGCAGTAAAGATCTTTCCTATCGGAGAAAAACCGAAAACAGCTGTTGATACAAGTATTTCCGGATTATCTTTAGAAATTCGTGTTTCTTTATTTAAAAAATGCGCTCGTTGCTGGCAGCATTGTATAAGTGTAGGTCAAATTACGGGGCACTCTGCCTTGTGTGAACGTTGTGTCAATAATGTCTTTGGAGATGGAGAGGAACGCCGTTTTGCCTAA